The following proteins come from a genomic window of Nitrosopumilaceae archaeon AB1(1):
- a CDS encoding prephenate dehydratase domain-containing protein, protein MSFQGEHGAYSEGAARVYFEDDITTKPRETFVKVVESVESREDNFGILPVENSIQGSVGESIDAMFGMKLNVIGEIYHKIVHCLMGRGELGENLKVYSHPQALGQCKEFIQKYNMKTIATYDTAGSVSLIKELGGEDTVCIAGENAAHMYDIPIIKQDIADNTNNYTRFLILADKTTEETGQDKTSITFSVKHEKNALYKIMKIVNEYGINLTKIESRPLLNHNWEYNFFVDFEGHKNNQKTSQMLNEIKQNTIYFQILGSYKTKKII, encoded by the coding sequence GTGTCATTTCAAGGAGAACATGGTGCATATAGTGAAGGTGCGGCAAGAGTATACTTTGAAGATGACATAACAACTAAACCAAGAGAGACATTTGTTAAAGTTGTAGAGAGTGTAGAGAGCAGAGAAGATAATTTTGGAATCTTACCAGTTGAGAATTCTATCCAAGGTAGTGTTGGTGAGAGTATTGATGCAATGTTTGGTATGAAGTTGAATGTGATAGGAGAAATTTATCATAAAATAGTACACTGTTTGATGGGTAGGGGAGAGTTGGGAGAAAATCTCAAAGTATATTCACATCCTCAAGCTCTAGGTCAGTGTAAGGAATTCATTCAAAAATATAACATGAAGACCATCGCCACTTATGATACGGCAGGCAGTGTATCTTTAATTAAAGAGTTGGGAGGTGAGGATACAGTCTGTATCGCCGGTGAGAATGCTGCACACATGTATGATATCCCTATTATTAAACAAGATATTGCAGATAATACAAATAATTACACAAGATTTCTTATTCTAGCAGATAAAACAACTGAGGAGACTGGACAGGATAAAACATCAATAACATTTTCAGTTAAACATGAAAAGAATGCACTATACAAAATTATGAAGATCGTTAACGAGTATGGAATAAATTTAACAAAGATAGAATCAAGACCATTATTAAATCATAATTGGGAATATAATTTTTTTGTGGATTTTGAAGGTCATAAGAATAATCAAAAAACATCACAGATGTTAAATGAAATAAAACAAAACACAATTTATTTTCAAATACTCGGATCCTACAAGACGAAGAAAATTATCTAA
- a CDS encoding ROK family protein, with the protein MSSLIGIDLGGTKIEGVLFTDTLKVIHKIRIPTPTAYEDILDSISSLVGDLKSIKSNVKIGICTPGVISNKTQKIINSNTQCLINKSFKTDISNKIDQDILIDNDANCFTLAEATHGHAKDHDVVFGVILGTGVGGGIFFDNKIWSGANLMAGEWGHHVLNRDGNSCYCGQKGCVETYISGPALERRWSEISGTHLPLESILQLGDSRIKQWKNEFLNNFGRSMANVISILDPNVIILGGGLSNIDFLYTEGKDHIYQNISNSEDTKLLKNKLGDSAGVFGAGLLWNY; encoded by the coding sequence TTGTCGTCTCTAATAGGCATTGATCTAGGAGGCACAAAAATTGAAGGTGTATTATTCACCGACACTCTAAAAGTTATTCATAAAATACGAATCCCTACACCAACTGCTTATGAAGATATACTAGATTCTATATCTAGTCTAGTCGGTGATCTCAAATCAATTAAATCCAATGTCAAGATAGGAATATGCACGCCTGGTGTAATATCTAACAAGACTCAAAAAATAATTAATAGTAATACTCAATGTCTCATAAACAAATCTTTCAAAACTGATATTTCAAATAAAATTGATCAAGACATTTTGATTGATAATGACGCAAATTGTTTTACACTAGCTGAGGCCACACATGGTCATGCCAAAGATCATGATGTTGTCTTTGGTGTAATTCTTGGAACTGGAGTTGGTGGTGGAATATTTTTTGATAATAAAATTTGGAGTGGTGCTAATTTGATGGCAGGTGAATGGGGTCATCATGTTTTGAATCGCGATGGTAATTCTTGTTATTGTGGGCAAAAAGGATGTGTAGAGACATACATTAGTGGTCCTGCATTGGAGAGAAGATGGAGTGAAATCAGTGGTACTCATTTGCCACTTGAATCTATACTTCAATTAGGTGATTCAAGAATCAAACAATGGAAAAATGAATTTTTAAATAATTTTGGTCGTAGTATGGCAAATGTGATATCCATATTAGATCCAAATGTTATCATTTTGGGAGGGGGATTATCCAATATTGATTTTCTATACACTGAGGGTAAGGATCATATCTATCAGAATATTTCAAATTCTGAGGATACTAAATTATTGAAAAATAAACTTGGTGATTCTGCTGGTGTATTTGGTGCAGGACTACTTTGGAATTATTGA
- a CDS encoding exosome complex RNA-binding protein Csl4, which translates to MSEYQPGNKVATIEEYEMGKNVYDDNGIIRSAVVGKSNVDTQEHSISVNNPKLLSVPKKDDIVIGVVAIVMSSMLAVSIRYINGKPVTSHTECICSIRNIRKRVIALANDIVKVKIIGENNGAIHASIAESGFGVLLTKCRKCGKEVLPFKDAIKCTECSWIDNCKLADDFTSEDFLSAG; encoded by the coding sequence ATGTCAGAATATCAACCAGGAAATAAAGTTGCAACAATTGAAGAGTATGAAATGGGCAAGAATGTTTATGATGATAATGGAATTATACGTTCTGCAGTTGTTGGCAAGTCAAACGTTGACACACAAGAGCATAGTATTTCAGTGAATAATCCTAAATTATTATCAGTTCCAAAAAAAGATGATATCGTGATTGGTGTTGTAGCAATTGTAATGTCATCTATGCTCGCAGTATCAATAAGATATATCAACGGAAAACCAGTCACATCTCATACAGAGTGTATATGCTCTATTAGAAATATAAGAAAAAGAGTCATAGCATTGGCCAACGATATAGTAAAGGTAAAAATAATTGGAGAAAATAATGGAGCAATTCATGCCAGTATTGCAGAATCAGGATTTGGAGTATTATTAACAAAATGTAGAAAATGTGGTAAAGAAGTTTTACCATTCAAAGATGCCATAAAATGTACAGAGTGTTCTTGGATAGATAATTGCAAGCTTGCAGATGATTTTACTAGTGAAGATTTTCTAAGTGCAGGATGA
- the guaB gene encoding IMP dehydrogenase — MTNGLMEIRECLTFDDVLLVPKYSVITSRSQTNISTKLSRNISLNIPLLSANMDTVTESSMAVAMAREGGMGIIHRFLTIEEEANEVLRTKRSGSVMIENPYTIMYNKTITDAYNHISEKDVSGLLVVDEDSKLVGILTDRDLQFGSTSDNLVSDVMTKDVVTAKPGITHDEAKEILHKHRIEKLPLVDDSNMIKGLITSRDISDVDNYPLASKDVKGRPLVGAAVGVKNDFMERAEALLDAEVDVLVVDIAHGHSENAINAVKNLKKAFPNCELIAGNVATAQGTKDLISAGVDAVKVGVGSGSICITRVITGSGVPQLTAVMDCAKIGQDNDIPIISDGGTRTSGDVTKALAAGASTVMLGGILGGTDESPGFLLSKNGKRFKLYRGMASLAASIGRKTKEGVEVDDINDYVAEGVEAMVPYKGGVPDILKQLSGGLRSGLSYCGATTIPQMQNNAEFIKMSESGFTESQPHDVSLL, encoded by the coding sequence GTGACTAATGGTCTCATGGAAATTCGAGAATGCTTAACATTTGATGATGTACTACTTGTACCGAAATACTCTGTCATAACTAGTAGATCCCAAACTAATATCAGTACAAAACTTTCTAGGAACATCTCTCTCAACATTCCTCTACTAAGCGCAAACATGGATACAGTTACAGAATCTTCCATGGCAGTTGCAATGGCGCGTGAAGGTGGTATGGGAATTATTCATAGATTTTTAACAATCGAAGAAGAGGCGAATGAAGTTCTCAGAACAAAACGTTCTGGTAGTGTAATGATTGAAAATCCATATACTATAATGTATAATAAAACAATAACTGATGCATATAATCATATCTCAGAGAAAGACGTCTCTGGTTTACTTGTAGTTGATGAAGATTCTAAACTTGTTGGAATTCTTACAGATAGAGATTTACAATTCGGTTCCACTAGTGATAATCTTGTGTCTGATGTAATGACAAAAGACGTAGTTACTGCTAAACCTGGAATTACTCATGATGAGGCAAAAGAAATTTTACATAAACATAGAATAGAAAAACTTCCTTTGGTTGATGACTCTAACATGATCAAAGGATTAATCACTAGCAGAGACATATCTGATGTTGATAACTATCCACTTGCGTCTAAAGATGTTAAAGGAAGACCACTTGTTGGAGCTGCAGTTGGTGTTAAAAATGACTTTATGGAGAGGGCAGAAGCTCTGCTAGATGCTGAGGTAGATGTTCTAGTAGTAGATATTGCTCATGGACACAGTGAAAATGCCATAAATGCCGTTAAAAATCTAAAAAAAGCGTTTCCAAACTGTGAATTAATTGCAGGTAACGTAGCCACTGCTCAGGGAACAAAAGATTTAATCTCTGCCGGTGTTGATGCTGTCAAAGTAGGTGTGGGTTCCGGTTCCATCTGTATTACTCGTGTAATTACTGGCTCTGGTGTGCCTCAACTCACAGCAGTCATGGACTGCGCCAAGATTGGACAGGACAATGACATACCTATAATATCTGATGGTGGTACTAGAACTTCTGGTGATGTGACCAAAGCACTTGCAGCTGGTGCATCCACTGTTATGTTGGGTGGCATTTTGGGTGGCACTGATGAATCTCCTGGATTTCTTTTATCCAAAAATGGTAAACGATTCAAATTATATCGTGGTATGGCCTCTCTTGCAGCTTCGATAGGGCGAAAAACCAAGGAAGGTGTAGAGGTTGACGACATTAATGATTATGTTGCAGAAGGTGTAGAGGCTATGGTGCCATACAAAGGTGGTGTTCCTGATATTTTAAAACAACTTTCTGGTGGGCTTCGTTCTGGTCTTAGTTATTGTGGAGCAACTACCATACCTCAAATGCAAAACAATGCTGAATTTATTAAAATGTCAGAGTCTGGGTTTACAGAAAGTCAACCACACGATGTTTCTTTGTTATAG
- the thsB gene encoding thermosome subunit beta codes for MASIQQTPQGPVLVLKESALQQKGKDAQHNNIQAAKLVSDLVRSSLGPRGLDKMLVDSLGDVTITNDGATMLKEIDVQHPAVKMLVEISKTMDNEVGDGTTSAVVLAGSLISKADELLKKEIHSSIIVEGYQIAAEKTLQLYDEITTKIQTTDQTTLLKVASTSMQSKLISEDSDILSKVVVDTVQRIATKQGEKTKVDLDNIKVEKKTGGSIQDTMMIEGIVLDKEIVHSGMPTKITNAKVALINTPVEVAKTEISAEIRITNPSQMQMFLDEEQSMLKEMVEKIIAAGANVLICQKGIDDIAQHYLAKNGILAVRRVKESDMTKLAKATGATITTNLDDLQTTSLGNANLVHQKKVESDKWVFIEGCQNPQSVTLLIRGGSQRVIDEVDRSINDAIMVIKDVMESPRIVPGGGSTEAYIASKLKEWADSFNGREQLAIKKYAEALETIPIAIAENAGMDPIDSIATLRSRQAGGVISTGINAKTTEIVDMTTLGILEPTVVKETMIKSSTEVACMILRIDDVIAVSGGSSGP; via the coding sequence ATGGCATCGATTCAACAGACTCCTCAAGGACCTGTTTTAGTTTTAAAAGAGAGCGCATTACAGCAAAAAGGCAAAGACGCTCAACATAACAATATTCAGGCCGCCAAACTAGTCTCTGATCTAGTTCGCTCTAGTCTAGGTCCTCGTGGTTTAGATAAAATGCTTGTAGATTCACTAGGCGATGTTACAATTACTAATGATGGAGCTACTATGCTCAAAGAGATTGATGTCCAACATCCAGCAGTTAAAATGCTTGTAGAGATATCAAAGACAATGGATAATGAAGTAGGCGATGGTACTACCTCTGCTGTTGTATTGGCCGGTTCTCTGATTTCAAAGGCAGATGAATTATTAAAAAAAGAGATTCATTCTTCAATAATTGTAGAAGGATATCAGATAGCTGCAGAGAAGACACTTCAATTATACGATGAAATTACAACCAAGATTCAAACTACTGATCAAACTACACTTCTTAAAGTTGCATCTACTAGTATGCAATCCAAACTAATTTCTGAAGACAGTGATATTTTATCCAAAGTTGTTGTAGATACAGTACAACGTATAGCTACTAAACAAGGTGAAAAAACCAAAGTTGATTTAGATAATATTAAAGTGGAGAAAAAAACTGGTGGTTCTATACAAGATACAATGATGATCGAAGGAATTGTTTTGGATAAAGAGATTGTTCACTCTGGTATGCCAACAAAAATCACTAATGCTAAAGTTGCCCTAATTAATACTCCTGTAGAAGTTGCCAAGACTGAGATTAGTGCAGAGATTCGAATCACAAATCCTTCACAAATGCAAATGTTCCTAGATGAAGAACAGTCTATGCTTAAAGAAATGGTGGAAAAGATTATTGCTGCAGGAGCTAATGTGTTGATTTGTCAAAAAGGAATTGATGATATCGCTCAACATTACTTGGCAAAGAATGGAATCTTGGCAGTACGACGTGTTAAAGAAAGTGACATGACAAAACTTGCTAAAGCAACTGGAGCTACTATTACTACTAATCTAGATGATCTACAGACCACCTCACTTGGTAATGCAAATTTAGTACACCAGAAAAAAGTTGAATCTGATAAATGGGTATTCATTGAAGGATGTCAAAACCCACAATCTGTTACACTATTAATTCGTGGCGGCTCACAACGTGTAATTGATGAAGTTGATCGTTCAATTAATGATGCAATAATGGTAATAAAAGATGTGATGGAATCTCCACGTATCGTACCTGGTGGCGGTTCCACAGAGGCATATATTGCATCTAAATTAAAAGAATGGGCAGATAGTTTTAATGGACGTGAACAATTGGCAATTAAAAAATATGCTGAAGCATTAGAAACAATCCCAATTGCTATTGCTGAAAATGCTGGAATGGATCCAATTGATAGTATTGCTACTCTACGTTCACGACAAGCCGGTGGCGTAATATCTACTGGTATTAATGCAAAAACTACCGAAATTGTAGATATGACTACACTTGGTATTTTAGAGCCTACAGTGGTTAAAGAGACTATGATAAAATCTTCCACTGAAGTGGCATGTATGATTCTACGCATAGATGATGTCATAGCCGTATCTGGCGGATCTTCTGGTCCATAG
- a CDS encoding DDE-type integrase/transposase/recombinase gives MKNSFSKKFKIMSRDDFKICKFCDSGNITKYGFKKTKKRNNQRFKCLECNKIFTTNYGFESMRYDDVIITSALQMYFSGMSVRKISDHFEMLGTDVSHVSIYKWICKYSKSISEYLTNITPRLSTWFRADEVYLNVNGYQKYLFASICDDTRFWIAKEIADTKFQHNADYLLEMTKQVAGNRSPRNFITDGLPAYMKSSKKIFGKDTLHTRHIHLKGDKQNNKMERFNGTFRSREQSFRGLKKKDNPIIDGLKIYYNFTRKHRGIDGLTPSESAGIVIDGKNKWKILIQNSSLYI, from the coding sequence ATGAAAAATAGTTTTTCAAAGAAATTCAAAATAATGAGTAGAGATGATTTCAAAATCTGTAAATTCTGTGATTCAGGCAATATCACTAAATATGGATTTAAAAAAACAAAAAAAAGAAATAATCAACGATTTAAATGTTTAGAGTGTAATAAAATATTCACTACAAACTATGGTTTTGAATCTATGAGATATGATGATGTTATAATTACAAGTGCTTTACAAATGTATTTTTCAGGCATGAGTGTTAGAAAAATATCTGATCACTTTGAGATGTTGGGAACTGATGTATCTCATGTATCAATTTACAAATGGATATGTAAATACTCTAAATCTATATCTGAATATTTGACAAATATAACACCTAGATTATCTACATGGTTTAGAGCAGATGAAGTATATCTTAATGTTAATGGTTATCAAAAATATCTATTTGCTAGTATCTGTGATGATACTAGATTTTGGATAGCCAAAGAGATAGCAGATACTAAATTTCAACATAACGCAGATTATCTATTAGAAATGACTAAACAAGTTGCAGGTAATAGATCACCTAGAAATTTCATTACTGATGGACTTCCAGCATACATGAAATCAAGTAAAAAAATATTTGGTAAAGATACCTTACATACTAGACACATTCACTTGAAAGGCGATAAACAAAATAATAAGATGGAAAGATTTAACGGTACGTTCAGAAGTAGAGAACAATCATTTAGAGGATTAAAGAAAAAAGATAATCCTATTATTGATGGTCTAAAAATCTATTACAACTTTACTAGAAAACATAGAGGTATTGACGGATTAACCCCTAGTGAATCAGCAGGTATTGTTATTGATGGTAAGAATAAGTGGAAAATATTGATACAAAATTCATCTTTGTATATTTAA
- the folP gene encoding dihydropteroate synthase: protein MGILNVSRESFYKKSIKTTTSQISDRVKEMEMEGADFIDIGGMSTAPYNDIISKEMETRRITRAIKIATDSCNLPISIDTPRASVAKAALEMGAGIINDVTGLQYDSQMPQVIKKYQPSVILCAYGTGTNHYNSAHLIKLLQKSIKIAKSVKDTSDIVLDPAIGFFRQSSGNPMHTRIRIPWYERDLYTINTLNVLSSKFTQPILVSVSNKSFMSHINKSDNLNQLLAGSLSSETVARIKGASIIRTHNIHETRKALQL, encoded by the coding sequence ATGGGAATACTTAATGTAAGTAGAGAATCATTTTACAAAAAATCGATAAAAACTACAACCAGTCAGATAAGTGATAGAGTAAAAGAGATGGAAATGGAGGGGGCAGATTTTATAGACATTGGAGGTATGTCAACTGCTCCATATAATGATATAATATCAAAAGAGATGGAGACTAGACGAATCACTAGGGCAATTAAAATAGCAACAGACTCGTGTAATCTTCCAATTTCAATAGATACACCAAGGGCCAGTGTTGCAAAGGCAGCTTTGGAGATGGGTGCAGGAATCATTAATGATGTGACTGGTTTACAGTATGATTCACAGATGCCCCAAGTGATTAAAAAATATCAGCCATCGGTAATTCTATGTGCGTATGGTACTGGGACTAATCACTATAATTCAGCACATTTGATCAAACTATTACAGAAAAGTATCAAGATTGCAAAATCAGTAAAGGATACTAGTGATATAGTGTTGGATCCGGCTATTGGATTTTTCAGACAGTCTAGTGGAAATCCGATGCATACTAGAATACGTATACCATGGTATGAAAGAGATCTATATACGATTAACACATTGAATGTATTGAGTAGTAAATTTACTCAGCCAATATTAGTATCTGTGTCAAACAAATCTTTCATGAGTCATATAAATAAATCAGATAATCTAAATCAACTTCTTGCAGGATCTCTCAGCTCAGAGACTGTGGCAAGAATAAAGGGTGCATCCATAATTCGTACACATAATATACATGAAACTAGGAAAGCATTACAACTATAA
- the guaA gene encoding glutamine-hydrolyzing GMP synthase codes for MIKEMDKIIVLDFGSQYSHLICRRIRELSVYAELVDPNISMDTIQKDNVKGIILSGGPNSVYDKGAPIPDDKIFDSKIPILGICYGHQIIVNKFHGEIKRANKEYGSATLTIDDGSSLLEGIGGSTRAWMSHGDEASKIPENFKIIGHTESSKAAAIASTKEMIFGIQFHPEVIHTDKGMQILKNFVENICHASRDWTMKKFVDVSVEEIKRIKGNVLCGVSGGIDSTVTALLIHKAINKRLKCIFVDNGLLRHNEVEEIENMFKDNFNMNFDTINAQEEFLGKLNRVEDPEEKRKIVGSVFVDTFVDFAEKKGPFDYLAQGTLYPDVIESGVSKGPADVIKTHHNVGGLTKKLNLKILEPLRDLYKDEVRDIAKILGVPEKLRTRHPFPGPGLAVRIIGEITSAKLEICRQASNIVEEELRKSNQYDNVWQAFAIVGNDKAVGVVGDKRQYGHIVTIRVVNSLDAMTADWTRLPNEVIERISNRITNEINGVTWVSYVVSSKPPATIEPQ; via the coding sequence ATGATAAAAGAAATGGATAAAATAATTGTATTAGATTTTGGTTCACAATATAGTCATTTGATATGTAGAAGAATTAGAGAATTGTCAGTATATGCTGAACTAGTAGATCCAAATATTTCAATGGATACGATACAAAAAGATAACGTAAAAGGAATTATTCTCTCAGGTGGACCTAATAGTGTCTATGATAAAGGAGCACCCATACCAGATGACAAGATATTTGATTCAAAGATTCCCATTTTAGGCATATGTTATGGCCATCAAATTATAGTAAATAAATTTCATGGAGAGATTAAACGTGCAAACAAAGAGTATGGTTCGGCAACTCTAACAATTGATGATGGTTCAAGTCTACTTGAAGGAATAGGAGGCTCCACACGAGCATGGATGAGTCATGGAGATGAGGCATCAAAGATACCAGAGAACTTTAAGATAATTGGTCACACAGAATCGTCAAAGGCCGCAGCAATAGCATCAACCAAAGAGATGATTTTTGGAATACAATTTCATCCTGAAGTAATACATACAGATAAGGGAATGCAGATTTTGAAAAACTTTGTAGAAAATATTTGTCATGCATCTAGAGACTGGACTATGAAAAAATTTGTAGATGTATCTGTGGAAGAAATTAAAAGAATCAAAGGAAATGTATTGTGTGGTGTAAGTGGAGGAATAGACTCTACAGTTACAGCATTATTAATTCATAAAGCAATCAACAAGAGATTAAAGTGTATATTTGTAGATAATGGATTATTACGACATAACGAAGTTGAAGAAATTGAAAATATGTTTAAAGATAATTTCAATATGAATTTTGATACCATAAATGCACAAGAGGAATTTCTAGGAAAATTAAACAGAGTAGAAGATCCAGAGGAGAAACGAAAGATTGTAGGTAGCGTATTTGTAGATACCTTTGTAGATTTTGCGGAAAAAAAAGGACCATTTGACTATTTAGCTCAAGGAACATTATATCCAGATGTGATAGAGAGCGGGGTGTCCAAGGGACCGGCAGACGTTATAAAAACACATCATAATGTTGGAGGTCTAACAAAGAAATTAAATCTCAAAATACTCGAACCTCTACGTGATTTATACAAAGATGAAGTACGGGATATTGCAAAGATATTGGGTGTTCCAGAAAAGTTGAGAACACGTCATCCATTTCCAGGTCCTGGTCTTGCAGTTCGTATCATTGGTGAAATTACTAGTGCGAAATTGGAGATTTGTAGACAAGCTAGCAATATTGTAGAAGAGGAATTGAGGAAGAGCAATCAGTATGATAACGTATGGCAAGCATTTGCCATAGTAGGGAATGATAAAGCAGTCGGAGTGGTAGGTGATAAACGGCAGTATGGTCACATAGTCACAATAAGAGTAGTAAATTCACTAGATGCTATGACGGCAGATTGGACTAGACTACCAAATGAGGTCATAGAGAGAATCAGCAATAGAATAACAAATGAGATTAATGGTGTAACATGGGTGTCATATGTAGTATCTAGCAAGCCACCGGCAACTATAGAGCCTCAATAA
- a CDS encoding 6-hydroxymethylpterin diphosphokinase MptE-like protein translates to MTISGWSEQYDIIREEFGYDYNLDLQSATLLDSMLKDVDYTTKLHDMIHEKTVFVLGAGPSLNSTIHIANKYSATKIVADGAAQAIIHNDMKAEIIVTDLDGDPDSLKTAAQHGSLMVVHAHGDNMDKLNMVNDFPNCIGTTQTNSVGKVDNFGGFSDGDRCVFLASHFGAKNIILFGMDFGEKIGKYSKGIVENKELKLKKLRRGEILLEWLAEKTTSKIYTISNTPKYFQQLNITQLDKLFSR, encoded by the coding sequence ATGACAATATCTGGTTGGTCTGAACAATATGATATCATTAGAGAAGAATTCGGCTATGATTACAACCTAGATTTACAATCTGCCACTCTCCTTGACTCTATGCTAAAAGATGTTGATTATACAACTAAATTGCATGATATGATTCATGAGAAAACTGTATTTGTACTTGGAGCCGGTCCATCTTTAAACTCAACTATACACATTGCGAATAAATATTCTGCAACAAAGATAGTGGCCGATGGAGCAGCACAGGCAATTATTCATAATGACATGAAAGCTGAAATAATTGTAACTGATCTGGACGGTGATCCTGATTCTCTGAAAACTGCCGCACAACACGGTTCACTCATGGTGGTTCATGCCCACGGTGATAATATGGACAAGTTGAATATGGTAAATGATTTTCCTAATTGTATCGGTACTACACAGACCAATTCTGTAGGTAAGGTGGATAATTTTGGTGGTTTCTCTGATGGTGATAGATGTGTATTTCTTGCTAGTCATTTTGGTGCTAAAAATATAATACTTTTTGGTATGGATTTTGGTGAGAAAATTGGCAAGTATTCTAAAGGAATAGTTGAAAATAAAGAATTAAAATTAAAAAAATTAAGACGAGGTGAAATTCTACTAGAATGGCTTGCTGAAAAAACTACATCTAAAATCTACACCATTTCTAATACACCAAAATATTTTCAACAATTAAACATCACTCAACTCGATAAACTGTTTTCACGTTAA